A genomic region of Novipirellula aureliae contains the following coding sequences:
- a CDS encoding TolC family protein gives MSVFARFFDRFSWWPVALLLLAVVGCANREVVGKFRTDDPAPFSASGDFPPPDRWWQEFDDPQLSYCVNEALGGSFTLAAARQRLGAASAIARREASDFFPDINGVANATTLFGPGETRLTSRLGLDAAYQVDVWGEIESRVDAQRLRAAATREDYHALALTLSAEIVGTWFSLIEAHAQVSLIEEQVDTNKTGLIFQESRFGKGLIRSADVLRQRQLVESTLEQAVVAKSRIEVLEHQMAVLLGELPQTARYSPGETLPELPPLPATGLPSELLRRRPDVRRDYLAFKAADRDLAAAISAQYPRISLTGSVLNIAERPETVFRDWFLSIGSQLVAPLIDGGQRRAEVDRTAAVTCELFNEYGQTMLIAFQEVEDSLAREHYQIERLEHLEAQVELARQASEQLREQYLIGDTDYLSVLTAITAQQRLQREMLSAQLELRLIRITLYLALAGGFDVSPQDDFVLSVTELDELEEPVQNSTENEISAVDDSIIAAEEMIFDE, from the coding sequence CCCGCTCCCTTTTCAGCTAGTGGCGACTTCCCGCCTCCCGACCGTTGGTGGCAGGAATTCGATGATCCACAGCTCAGTTATTGCGTCAATGAAGCTCTCGGCGGCAGTTTCACATTGGCGGCTGCCCGGCAACGCCTTGGTGCCGCAAGCGCGATCGCTCGCCGAGAGGCATCCGATTTCTTTCCCGACATCAATGGTGTTGCCAATGCGACGACGCTATTTGGTCCTGGAGAAACCCGGCTGACTTCACGATTGGGACTTGATGCAGCTTACCAAGTCGACGTATGGGGCGAGATCGAGTCGCGAGTCGACGCCCAGCGGCTAAGAGCTGCGGCGACTCGCGAGGACTATCATGCATTGGCACTAACGCTTTCGGCCGAAATCGTAGGTACTTGGTTTTCGCTGATTGAAGCTCACGCCCAGGTTTCACTCATCGAGGAACAAGTCGACACGAACAAGACCGGACTTATTTTCCAAGAATCTCGTTTTGGGAAGGGGCTGATTCGCAGTGCCGACGTGCTTCGCCAACGTCAACTGGTCGAATCGACTTTGGAGCAAGCTGTTGTTGCGAAATCGCGAATCGAAGTGCTTGAACACCAGATGGCGGTGTTGCTGGGCGAACTTCCACAGACGGCTCGCTACAGCCCAGGCGAGACGCTACCCGAATTGCCCCCTCTGCCAGCGACGGGGTTGCCATCGGAATTGCTTCGCCGCCGCCCCGATGTTCGCCGTGACTATTTGGCGTTCAAAGCGGCCGATCGGGACTTGGCCGCTGCGATTAGCGCCCAGTATCCTCGTATCAGTTTGACCGGCTCGGTCTTAAACATCGCCGAACGTCCCGAGACCGTGTTCCGCGATTGGTTCCTTTCGATTGGCAGCCAATTGGTCGCACCGTTGATCGACGGCGGTCAACGCCGAGCGGAGGTCGACCGCACGGCGGCGGTGACTTGCGAGCTGTTTAACGAATACGGTCAGACGATGTTGATTGCGTTTCAGGAGGTCGAGGACAGTTTGGCTCGGGAGCACTACCAGATCGAGCGACTCGAGCACCTCGAAGCCCAGGTTGAACTCGCCCGTCAGGCGTCAGAGCAACTTCGCGAGCAATACTTGATCGGAGATACCGACTATTTATCGGTTTTGACGGCAATCACGGCCCAGCAACGTTTACAGCGCGAGATGCTTTCCGCCCAACTAGAATTACGATTGATCCGGATTACCCTATACTTGGCCTTAGCTGGCGGTTTTGATGTCAGCCCGCAAGACGATTTCGTTTTGAGTGTTACCGAACTGGATGAATTGGAAGAACCTGTGCAAAATTCCACCGAAAACGAGATTTCTGCTGTCGACGATTCGATCATCGCAGCGGAGGAGATGATCTTTGATGAGTGA
- a CDS encoding efflux RND transporter periplasmic adaptor subunit, which produces MSDDSRSRAKSSRTRRWLSFLGTAICCLAILAGAAGAIVVINHTEPTAKQVNATRKSAALVETLVVERGTYRPKIVVLGTVEPAREIVLGSRVGGQVIEMSPNFVPGGMVEKGELLLRIDPADFENELSIRKSELEQKEASLKIEEGRQSLAKKELELLEATIDDTNRALVLRAPQIASILAEVNAAEAAVERAKLTLDRSNIVAPFDALIMSRSVNVGSQVSPGDDLAQLVGDREYWIMAAVPVRSLRWVQFPDSDTEGSNVILRNPDAWPPGAERHAVVSRMIGMVDERTRLARVLITVADPLGKTTHSPPLILGSLIEAEMEGRAIEDVVRLNRDYVRNQDTVWVMQDGKLQIREVTVDFRDADHAYISKGLASGEEVVITTLATVADGVGLRRIEGDDLGDEDAAEEVAE; this is translated from the coding sequence ATGAGTGATGATTCTCGCTCGCGGGCGAAATCGTCAAGGACACGACGTTGGCTAAGCTTTTTGGGGACTGCGATCTGTTGCCTCGCGATTTTAGCAGGCGCTGCGGGTGCCATTGTCGTGATCAACCACACCGAACCGACTGCAAAGCAAGTCAATGCGACCCGCAAGTCCGCAGCTTTGGTCGAAACCTTGGTGGTGGAACGCGGCACCTACCGTCCTAAAATCGTCGTCCTGGGAACGGTCGAGCCCGCTCGCGAGATCGTATTGGGATCTCGGGTCGGGGGTCAAGTGATCGAGATGTCGCCAAATTTTGTACCGGGAGGGATGGTCGAAAAGGGAGAATTGTTATTGCGAATCGATCCCGCCGATTTTGAAAACGAATTGTCGATCCGCAAAAGCGAACTCGAACAGAAAGAAGCTTCACTGAAAATTGAAGAAGGCCGTCAAAGCCTTGCCAAAAAGGAGCTCGAACTGTTGGAAGCAACCATCGATGACACAAATCGTGCGTTGGTGCTGCGTGCTCCGCAGATTGCGTCGATCCTGGCGGAAGTCAACGCAGCCGAAGCCGCCGTCGAGCGCGCAAAGCTAACGCTCGACCGATCGAACATCGTGGCACCGTTCGATGCTCTCATCATGAGCCGGAGCGTCAATGTTGGCTCTCAGGTCTCGCCCGGCGACGACTTGGCTCAATTGGTTGGCGATCGTGAATACTGGATCATGGCGGCCGTTCCGGTTCGCAGTCTGCGGTGGGTTCAGTTCCCCGATTCGGATACGGAAGGATCGAACGTGATCCTGCGTAACCCCGATGCCTGGCCTCCGGGGGCTGAACGTCATGCAGTCGTTTCACGGATGATCGGCATGGTCGACGAAAGAACTCGTTTGGCTCGCGTGCTGATCACGGTCGCCGACCCGCTAGGAAAAACGACCCATTCGCCACCATTGATTCTGGGATCGCTGATTGAAGCCGAAATGGAAGGACGTGCTATCGAGGATGTGGTTCGATTGAACCGCGATTATGTCCGCAATCAAGATACCGTTTGGGTCATGCAAGATGGCAAATTGCAAATCCGTGAGGTCACGGTCGATTTTCGCGACGCCGATCATGCCTACATCAGCAAAGGACTCGCAAGTGGTGAGGAGGTCGTGATCACGACGCTTGCTACGGTGGCGGACGGAGTGGGGCTTCGCCGCATCGAAGGGGACGATCTCGGCGACGAAGACGCTGCCGAGGAGGTTGCCGAGTGA
- a CDS encoding efflux RND transporter permease subunit, with translation MARNSIAANLLMLLLLGGGAWTAVVMQKEVFPQYQLDVVEVYVGYPGAAPEEVEQGILRPIEEAIRSVEGVREITSQAREGRGQVFIEIVAGEQRMKAFQDIDQAIGRIRTFPQQIEQPEVRLQSRQQEVMQIALYGSIDIWALRKLAEQLRDQLQSSDEITQVELRRVPAYVTHVEIPRSRLREYGLTLSDVADVIRTASRDVAAGSVQTNSGEVLLRVKARKQWADEFAAIEVVSGRTGMSVALGDIATLRDGFDDVGFHSQFSATPSVELDVFRVGSQSPIEVAQAVEKTMHEFEALLPPGVKWRIDSNDAEEFRRRLFLVLNNAALAVVIVMVILALFLEFRLAFWVMTGMAISFVGGILLLPVVGVSINMISLFGFLVVLGIVVDDAVVVGENVYEKRQTEEDSEVAAIEGTRDVSGPVVFSILTNIVAFVPLLFIPGETGKFWAPLPIVVIIVLSLSLLESLFILPAHLAHARKGRRSRTSVGGRLHHVQQGFSALFNRFVEWSFGPILKLCLRFRYVVASIALALFIIIAGYATSAHMGMILMPAVSADEIEAGVRMPVGTTPEQAAEIAEAVTAASMRMFEEHNLYEVAEGIKTNVRGDSFIDVEIVLRPPDERDMTADQVIDLWRESIGDLPGVNQVTFEAERGPGGSRRDITIDFSHRDIDTLEKASTAFVSRVKKYSYTRDASDSYNRGKTQYDFKLRPEGRALGLTDEELGEQLRGAFFGSMALRLIRGTNEIEVRVKLPENERQDIYNLEDLIIRTPSGTEVPLLDVAEFDRNVAFSSINRRDGRRVISVSMDVEPKRAAGQLLDALNNKELPQLREDFPGITWSFEGSGAEMRAATASLWGSFSLALAVIYSLLAIAFRGYIQPLIVLVAIPFGIVGAVIGHVLLGYDLSLVSFMGVIALSGVVINDSLIMIDYANRRRREFSAHEAITQAGLRRFRPIMLTTLTTFGGLVPLIFEKSLQAQYIIPMAISLGFGIMFSTCIILLLVPCLYLILEDIYSLVKPQAS, from the coding sequence ATGGCTCGTAACTCGATCGCGGCTAATCTGTTGATGTTGCTGTTACTTGGCGGAGGCGCCTGGACAGCCGTTGTGATGCAGAAAGAGGTTTTTCCGCAATATCAACTCGATGTGGTCGAGGTCTACGTTGGCTATCCTGGTGCAGCACCGGAGGAGGTGGAGCAGGGGATACTGCGACCGATCGAAGAAGCGATCCGCAGCGTCGAAGGTGTACGCGAAATCACCAGTCAAGCGCGCGAAGGGCGTGGTCAGGTTTTCATTGAAATCGTCGCTGGCGAGCAGCGCATGAAAGCGTTTCAAGACATCGACCAAGCGATCGGTCGCATCCGTACCTTCCCGCAACAGATTGAGCAACCCGAAGTGCGATTGCAATCGCGTCAACAAGAAGTGATGCAAATTGCGTTGTACGGGTCGATTGACATTTGGGCTCTACGGAAGTTAGCGGAACAGCTTCGTGATCAATTGCAGTCGAGCGACGAAATCACGCAAGTCGAATTGCGGCGTGTACCGGCCTACGTCACTCACGTCGAGATTCCTCGCAGCCGACTACGTGAATATGGCTTGACGTTGTCCGACGTCGCCGACGTCATCCGGACGGCCAGTCGTGACGTCGCCGCAGGTTCGGTACAAACGAATTCGGGTGAAGTTCTCCTCCGTGTGAAGGCGCGAAAGCAATGGGCGGATGAATTTGCAGCGATCGAGGTTGTATCCGGGCGTACAGGTATGTCGGTCGCACTCGGTGACATTGCCACGCTTCGCGATGGGTTTGATGATGTCGGGTTTCATTCTCAATTCAGTGCCACGCCGTCGGTTGAGTTGGATGTGTTTCGCGTGGGCTCTCAATCGCCGATCGAGGTGGCCCAAGCGGTCGAGAAGACCATGCATGAGTTTGAAGCGTTGCTACCACCCGGCGTCAAATGGCGAATTGATAGTAATGATGCGGAGGAGTTTCGGCGACGACTGTTCCTTGTGCTCAACAATGCGGCGTTGGCCGTGGTCATTGTGATGGTGATTCTGGCATTATTTCTCGAATTCCGATTGGCGTTTTGGGTGATGACGGGGATGGCGATATCGTTCGTTGGCGGGATTCTGCTCTTGCCCGTTGTCGGCGTCAGCATCAACATGATTTCACTTTTCGGCTTTTTGGTGGTGCTCGGGATTGTCGTTGATGATGCAGTGGTGGTGGGCGAGAATGTCTATGAGAAAAGGCAAACCGAGGAAGACAGCGAGGTTGCTGCGATTGAAGGGACGCGTGATGTATCGGGACCAGTCGTCTTTAGTATTCTGACAAACATCGTTGCGTTTGTCCCATTATTGTTCATTCCCGGCGAAACCGGAAAGTTCTGGGCGCCTCTCCCGATCGTCGTGATCATCGTCTTATCGCTTTCCTTGCTTGAATCGCTCTTTATTCTGCCTGCCCACTTGGCTCACGCCCGTAAGGGGAGACGAAGTCGAACCAGTGTCGGCGGGCGTCTGCATCACGTTCAACAGGGGTTCAGTGCATTGTTCAACCGGTTCGTTGAATGGAGTTTTGGACCGATATTGAAATTGTGTTTGCGATTCCGCTACGTTGTCGCGTCGATTGCGTTAGCTCTTTTCATCATCATTGCTGGCTATGCAACGAGTGCACACATGGGAATGATTTTGATGCCCGCAGTCTCGGCAGATGAGATTGAAGCGGGGGTGCGAATGCCGGTTGGGACCACACCGGAACAAGCAGCCGAGATCGCCGAGGCGGTCACCGCCGCAAGCATGAGGATGTTCGAAGAGCATAACCTCTACGAGGTTGCCGAGGGAATAAAAACAAACGTGCGAGGCGACAGCTTCATTGACGTGGAAATTGTTTTACGACCTCCCGACGAACGAGACATGACGGCGGACCAAGTGATCGATTTGTGGAGGGAATCGATTGGTGATCTGCCGGGAGTGAACCAAGTAACGTTTGAAGCAGAACGGGGCCCCGGTGGCAGTCGTCGAGACATCACGATCGATTTTAGCCATCGAGATATCGATACGTTGGAAAAAGCCTCCACCGCCTTCGTCTCGAGGGTAAAGAAGTATTCGTATACCCGTGATGCCAGCGATAGTTACAACCGTGGCAAGACGCAATATGACTTTAAGCTTCGGCCCGAGGGACGAGCGTTGGGGTTGACCGATGAAGAGCTCGGCGAGCAATTGCGGGGCGCCTTTTTTGGATCCATGGCACTTCGATTGATTCGTGGCACCAATGAAATTGAAGTTCGCGTCAAGTTGCCCGAAAACGAACGTCAAGACATCTACAACTTAGAGGATTTAATTATCCGAACTCCATCGGGAACCGAAGTACCACTGTTGGACGTTGCCGAATTCGACCGCAATGTAGCGTTTTCGTCGATCAACCGCCGCGATGGCCGTCGGGTCATCAGCGTTTCAATGGACGTCGAACCGAAACGAGCGGCTGGACAATTGCTCGATGCATTAAACAACAAAGAACTGCCGCAATTACGCGAAGATTTTCCTGGGATCACATGGAGTTTCGAAGGTAGCGGCGCAGAAATGCGGGCGGCGACCGCTTCCTTGTGGGGATCGTTCTCGCTGGCACTCGCGGTGATCTATTCGCTGCTAGCGATTGCGTTTCGCGGTTATATTCAACCCTTGATCGTTTTGGTCGCGATCCCGTTTGGCATTGTTGGTGCCGTGATCGGGCATGTGTTGCTCGGGTACGATTTGTCGCTGGTCAGCTTTATGGGGGTCATTGCCCTTTCGGGGGTCGTCATCAACGATTCACTCATCATGATCGACTATGCCAACCGGCGTCGCCGCGAGTTTTCAGCCCATGAAGCGATCACGCAAGCGGGATTGCGTCGTTTCCGCCCCATCATGCTGACCACGTTGACCACCTTTGGCGGTCTGGTGCCCCTGATTTTTGAAAAGTCGCTGCAAGCGCAGTACATCATTCCGATGGCAATTTCCCTAGGTTTTGGGATCATGTTTTCAACCTGCATTATTCTGTTGCTCGTCCCTTGCCTATACCTCATCCTTGAAGACATCTACTCGCTCGTGAAACCGCAGGCGTCCTGA
- a CDS encoding patatin-like phospholipase family protein — MKIALAFSGGGVRATVFHLGVLARLARQDLLGDVKILSSVSGGSLAAGLVFTSAGLRWPASDEYLHEVVPRCLALLTTQNLQRTYILKSLLLPWRLALGRASVLGDALKSKWGIAGSLSDLPITPRWIINATCYQTGKNWRFERELMGDYQTKYVSDPDFRLSHALAASAAVPGLIGPLVVRSRHHAWCEYADQQWQSISPRYKRLHLWDGGVYDNLGVESLFKPGEGLREGTDFLIVCDASRPLSAETRQSRWRPGYLKASMRLVDIATDQVRSLRARMLIDYFKQNPGTGAYLRLGLATKKIYSRGPRKGKPALSDDEVHAAAQMETTLRRLTHHEFSLLFRHGFEVADAMLTTYGHEALTSVPRNQVLFRAA, encoded by the coding sequence ATGAAGATCGCACTTGCATTTTCCGGTGGAGGGGTACGCGCAACGGTGTTTCATCTGGGCGTCCTCGCACGATTAGCTCGTCAGGATTTGTTGGGCGATGTTAAGATCCTATCAAGCGTATCCGGGGGCAGTTTGGCAGCTGGGCTTGTCTTTACGTCGGCCGGATTGCGTTGGCCCGCGAGCGACGAATATTTGCATGAGGTTGTGCCACGATGTCTTGCGCTGTTGACGACGCAAAATCTGCAGCGAACCTACATTCTAAAGTCCCTTTTGTTGCCATGGCGACTCGCATTGGGGCGAGCATCGGTACTCGGTGACGCCTTGAAGAGCAAATGGGGGATCGCCGGTTCGTTGTCGGATTTGCCAATCACGCCACGCTGGATCATTAACGCAACCTGTTACCAAACGGGCAAAAATTGGCGTTTCGAGCGGGAGTTGATGGGAGACTATCAAACCAAATATGTCTCGGATCCTGACTTTCGTCTATCGCACGCCTTGGCGGCCTCGGCAGCGGTTCCCGGCCTAATCGGGCCACTCGTGGTGCGGTCGCGACATCACGCTTGGTGTGAGTACGCTGATCAACAGTGGCAAAGTATCTCGCCGAGATACAAGCGACTCCATCTTTGGGATGGTGGTGTCTATGACAACTTAGGAGTCGAGTCCCTCTTCAAGCCTGGCGAAGGGCTACGTGAGGGCACCGATTTTTTGATTGTTTGCGATGCATCGCGTCCCTTGTCTGCCGAAACGCGACAATCGCGATGGAGGCCTGGTTACTTGAAAGCTTCGATGCGGTTGGTGGACATCGCAACGGATCAAGTCCGAAGTCTTCGGGCTCGAATGTTGATTGACTATTTCAAACAGAACCCTGGTACGGGAGCCTATTTGCGGTTGGGGTTGGCGACCAAAAAGATCTATTCTCGAGGTCCGCGCAAAGGGAAGCCTGCCCTGTCCGACGATGAAGTCCATGCTGCGGCGCAGATGGAAACGACTCTCCGCCGGCTGACGCATCATGAGTTCAGTCTCTTGTTCCGTCATGGCTTTGAAGTCGCCGACGCCATGCTGACAACCTATGGCCATGAAGCACTGACCAGCGTCCCTCGCAATCAAGTATTATTTCGAGCGGCGTAA
- a CDS encoding peptidase M50 translates to MTTPNVILDAEVEFSTSESSGRTAYIAHHQATGKFFQFGSEEYRIAMLLDGVRDITEIHSLLLEEGIDWDREDVAKLIAELVKSNLAVVGGANSQSASATPTEFALATANNPCIESAPKANAPFASPPAAEPPPSAVGPPPAVGPPHEGLFRRSLAYLPLLISQRIPLFHGDAYAAWLDRRIGRLFDPLGIAIWSMLVSSGLFVVYGHWRAFAAEMRHLFDPQLWPVTVTILILAKILHESGHAATAKHHGIKVGDIGITFFFLAPLAYVDVTDAWRLKNRFSRIQIGLGGVYLELAVAAIVAWTWWLLPDGYAKHLAAQVFLIVGPATLIVNANPLLRLDGYYVVSDLVGIPNLRMHGRRDLGAYLEWLFFAVPRRRSLLIGWQYWFGISHALASVIFQFFWMGGLVIGVAMWDRGVGILLATAALLVWFVLPTVRWLSKIWMLEPGDRFFMNRYRHRLLFYVTLLVAAFPYIAICPSPLDRRVAVIVRFQDEQIARSPSDAFVENVLVQHGEFVEVGKLLVHLSDPDLILRRDKKADDFELARMRAIQSRQKGELSRAAAFAEHAQSLARQLAELDNQVSQLTIYASRDGYILSSRMEYLTGAFVKRGQEILRVSDPREKELLALIPERDIVAYQQASEGNWEANVRLRGGKSIVARPGPLRPRAFQTLAHPAFAATSGGPLAVEPSPDEGNDLRLVNAHLESISKLDPITSAEVRAGQLGKMTLADNRPLLSRIIDSFFAAYR, encoded by the coding sequence ATGACAACACCGAATGTTATTCTGGATGCGGAGGTCGAGTTCTCGACTTCGGAATCGAGCGGACGGACCGCTTACATCGCTCATCACCAAGCGACCGGAAAGTTCTTTCAATTCGGAAGTGAGGAATACCGTATCGCAATGTTGCTTGATGGCGTGCGTGACATCACGGAAATTCACTCGCTATTACTGGAAGAAGGCATCGATTGGGACCGAGAAGATGTCGCCAAGCTTATTGCTGAATTGGTGAAATCAAACCTGGCCGTTGTCGGCGGAGCCAATTCGCAGTCCGCATCCGCGACGCCGACTGAGTTCGCATTGGCCACCGCAAACAACCCCTGCATCGAGTCGGCCCCAAAAGCAAACGCACCGTTCGCAAGCCCTCCCGCCGCCGAGCCTCCTCCGTCTGCCGTGGGCCCTCCGCCTGCTGTGGGCCCTCCGCATGAGGGACTTTTTCGGCGTTCGCTGGCCTACTTGCCGTTATTGATCTCCCAACGCATCCCGCTGTTTCATGGTGATGCCTATGCCGCCTGGCTTGACCGTCGCATCGGACGGTTGTTCGATCCGCTGGGAATCGCCATCTGGAGTATGCTTGTTTCGAGCGGTTTGTTCGTTGTCTACGGTCATTGGCGAGCATTCGCAGCCGAAATGCGGCATCTGTTTGATCCCCAGCTATGGCCTGTGACGGTGACCATTCTGATTCTAGCGAAGATCCTCCACGAGTCGGGACATGCGGCAACGGCTAAACATCATGGCATCAAGGTGGGTGATATTGGCATCACGTTCTTTTTCCTTGCCCCGCTTGCTTATGTCGACGTCACGGATGCGTGGCGACTAAAAAATCGTTTTTCGAGAATCCAAATAGGCCTTGGGGGCGTTTACTTGGAACTAGCGGTCGCCGCCATCGTCGCTTGGACCTGGTGGCTCTTACCCGATGGCTATGCAAAGCATCTAGCGGCACAAGTCTTTTTGATCGTTGGTCCCGCCACGCTCATCGTCAATGCCAATCCATTGCTTCGGCTGGATGGCTACTACGTCGTCTCCGACTTGGTCGGTATCCCCAATCTAAGAATGCATGGGCGGCGTGACCTTGGGGCATACTTAGAATGGTTGTTCTTTGCAGTCCCACGCCGGCGTTCACTGTTGATCGGATGGCAGTATTGGTTTGGCATCTCGCACGCTCTCGCCAGTGTCATCTTTCAGTTTTTTTGGATGGGCGGACTGGTTATTGGGGTTGCGATGTGGGACCGGGGAGTCGGAATCCTGTTGGCCACTGCCGCTCTACTGGTCTGGTTCGTCCTACCCACTGTCCGTTGGCTAAGCAAAATTTGGATGCTCGAGCCTGGTGATCGTTTTTTCATGAATCGATATCGGCATCGATTGTTGTTCTACGTCACCTTGCTCGTGGCTGCGTTCCCCTACATCGCGATCTGTCCATCGCCACTCGACCGCCGCGTTGCGGTCATCGTCCGCTTTCAAGATGAACAAATCGCTCGCTCGCCAAGCGACGCCTTTGTCGAAAATGTTCTGGTACAGCACGGCGAGTTTGTCGAAGTAGGCAAGTTATTGGTACATCTTTCCGATCCCGACTTGATTTTGCGGAGAGACAAAAAAGCAGACGACTTCGAGCTGGCTCGGATGAGAGCGATTCAGTCCCGACAGAAGGGCGAATTGTCGCGAGCGGCCGCCTTCGCTGAACACGCGCAATCACTTGCTCGCCAACTAGCCGAACTCGATAACCAAGTCTCCCAGCTAACCATCTACGCCTCGCGCGACGGATACATCTTATCCAGCCGAATGGAATATTTGACTGGCGCGTTTGTGAAACGAGGACAAGAAATACTGCGTGTCTCGGATCCTCGTGAGAAGGAACTGTTGGCGTTAATCCCTGAACGCGATATCGTTGCCTATCAGCAGGCGAGCGAAGGGAATTGGGAAGCCAATGTTCGGCTTCGTGGTGGAAAATCAATCGTTGCCCGCCCCGGTCCCCTACGTCCGCGAGCGTTTCAAACGCTAGCCCATCCTGCATTTGCAGCCACTTCGGGTGGGCCATTGGCGGTCGAACCATCGCCAGACGAAGGGAACGATCTTCGGTTGGTCAACGCTCATCTCGAGAGCATCAGCAAGCTCGACCCGATCACCAGTGCGGAAGTTCGAGCGGGACAACTCGGGAAAATGACACTGGCCGATAATCGCCCACTTCTATCACGAATCATCGATTCCTTCTTTGCAGCATACCGCTAA
- a CDS encoding efflux RND transporter periplasmic adaptor subunit yields MSPVDPLLTFATQSTLSVSIGSDAQTPLEMPVASIEQQPEAQREPIEHAIENDDSQRTDSSLRTDSSPPAQLGQLFEILGAMASSETRSDAIRSLTTELARQFPGTTVRCGIGGDRLRRLYDHRLGWLGPGSSPHQMAAKYWNDAELDRTGVTETNESLVICLPRIDRSMTCVVWIHPLRKSQVFTEWLRAIDQTLATVFWSRPQHTLPKAIRNLTRRSLLFIAVTIFFLGLVSLWPVRYRIACTARVKPMSQRMVAAPFEAVLLSSRIKPGTSVRAGDVLASLDGRPLRMEREAIAAEIQQAAKEHDTALATGKVAEAQQAKLRQRQLMRSFELLSDRLNRLQIVSPIDGIVISGELSQFVGAPLELGQSLFEIAPLESMTIEVEIPAYEIGYVKANADTRIRFPAVGGRSIEAPLSELYPAAEIRDDQNIFIGKVEVENRDGKLRPGLKGNATTYGPIRPWVWSWIRSKFERIVWWSGY; encoded by the coding sequence TTGAGCCCTGTTGATCCTCTACTGACGTTCGCTACCCAATCGACCCTGAGCGTGTCGATCGGTAGTGATGCGCAAACACCTCTTGAAATGCCAGTCGCGTCAATCGAACAACAGCCTGAAGCTCAGCGAGAGCCAATCGAGCACGCAATCGAAAATGACGATTCCCAACGAACGGACTCGAGTCTTCGAACGGACTCATCGCCTCCGGCACAGCTTGGTCAATTGTTCGAAATACTTGGTGCAATGGCTTCCTCGGAAACCCGCTCGGACGCGATTCGCTCGTTGACCACCGAATTGGCACGTCAATTTCCCGGAACCACCGTCCGCTGTGGAATTGGTGGTGATCGGCTTCGACGACTTTATGATCACCGACTCGGCTGGCTCGGCCCTGGTAGTTCGCCGCATCAAATGGCAGCGAAATACTGGAACGACGCCGAACTTGACCGCACCGGGGTCACCGAGACGAATGAGTCACTGGTGATATGCTTGCCTCGCATCGACCGCTCAATGACCTGCGTTGTATGGATTCATCCCCTCCGAAAGTCGCAAGTCTTTACCGAATGGTTACGTGCAATCGATCAAACCTTGGCGACCGTGTTTTGGAGTCGGCCCCAGCATACCCTCCCCAAGGCGATTCGAAATCTGACACGCCGCTCCCTGTTGTTTATCGCCGTCACGATCTTCTTCCTGGGACTCGTCTCATTGTGGCCGGTCCGTTACCGCATCGCATGTACGGCGCGAGTCAAACCGATGAGCCAACGGATGGTCGCCGCTCCTTTCGAAGCGGTGTTGTTGTCCTCGCGGATAAAACCGGGGACATCGGTGAGGGCAGGCGACGTGCTCGCTTCGCTCGATGGACGTCCGTTACGCATGGAACGAGAAGCGATTGCGGCAGAGATTCAACAAGCAGCGAAGGAACACGATACCGCATTGGCGACCGGAAAAGTTGCCGAGGCACAACAAGCCAAGCTGCGACAACGGCAATTGATGCGGTCCTTCGAGTTATTGTCAGATCGCTTGAATCGACTCCAAATCGTCAGCCCCATTGATGGAATCGTGATCAGCGGTGAGCTAAGCCAATTTGTCGGAGCGCCTTTGGAATTGGGCCAATCGCTATTCGAAATCGCTCCGCTTGAAAGCATGACGATCGAAGTTGAAATCCCCGCTTACGAAATTGGCTATGTCAAAGCGAACGCCGATACTCGCATCCGCTTCCCGGCGGTCGGGGGTCGCTCGATCGAAGCACCATTGTCCGAACTCTACCCCGCTGCGGAAATCCGCGATGACCAAAACATCTTCATCGGAAAAGTGGAAGTCGAAAACCGAGACGGAAAACTGAGGCCCGGCTTAAAGGGAAACGCTACCACCTACGGGCCCATTCGCCCTTGGGTTTGGTCTTGGATACGAAGTAAGTTTGAACGAATTGTTTGGTGGAGTGGGTATTAG